Within Candidatus Zixiibacteriota bacterium, the genomic segment TTACATCCAAGTCATTGCCGGCATGTTTCTGCATATCCGGCCTGATTTTCAATTCTCTATTGTCTTCATCAATTTGATAAGCCCAGTAAAACTCCATCGCGTCAGGATTATTATCAAAATCGGTTATCCATATTCGGGCGTAATGCCACTCATCGAAATGCCATAGCTTCAGCATGTACATATGCCCATCAATAGCCTCGACACTGTTAAAATCCGACCAGCCATCATCGGGAGCATAGCTTACATCATCGAAACCATCGGCATAGCCGAAATCCTGGATGTAATAATCATCATGACGGACATATATATAGAACGAGTTGTTATAATAGCTAAGGTAAATATCGCAATTGGTATAATCATCATACGGAACTCTTTCGCCCGCATAAAGATCGAAACCGGTATAATCGTAATAACTGTTTTCGTCATAAGCGTATATAACAGCATTAGCCCCTTCCGGGCGAGGTGTATCATAGGTATAATCAGACAACTCTGATTCCTGGCCATCCTCGTCAATAGCGGTTACCGCATAGTAATATGTTTCACCATTATCAACAGCGTTATCAATCCAACTGGTATAGTTTGATGATACCTCATTCTGAAAATAAAAGGTATTGTCCGGGCCGTTTGTATTGCGGTAAATAGCATATGTTTTGATATCCAGTTCGCCAACCGCATACCAGGCAAGATAAATCGCCTCATCGGCGGTAATTGATGTTAAACCTGTCGGCGCGGCGGGTACGGGATCGACATAAGAAGTGTTTTCCTCACAGCCAACTATAATCATGGCTACTAATACTATCATAATGCCCATAAGCTTTTTCACTGAAACCTCCTGTTGTTATCGTCTGATAATTAATTAATCAATAATCATGCCAAAATCGCTAATTCTGTAACATGCAGTCTTTCAGGGAGATATGGTTTTACGTAAAAATGTCGGTTGCTGTTATGCACAATATTTGTTCGTTTGGCAACTATAGTTGTGCATGGCTATTATTCACATTGCAGGGAAATCCGAGCCGCCTAAACATTTGATTCGGGGTTGTGTCAGTTTGCAGTCCGCCTAAGGCGGATGAACTGACACATATAGCGAAGACAGGAACCACTGCCTGATTCCGGTAATATAAAAGTATCAATGTTGATAGGGAAATATTCCTGACAACGCTTGAATTAATCACTCCCTGATAATTTTTTAAATTTTGTAAAAACAAAATAATATCAACTTTGTTAATTGTGGTTAGGTTATTCTATATAATTGTGATTCATAGTCTTAAATGGAATTATTAATGTTAAGCAATTGGCTTGCCAAACCGATAAAATATTTTAAATGTTTTAAAAAAAGTTCTTGACACTCCGATAAGGAGTTTTATATTGCAAGTCTGTCATTTAGAGGATGTTCTATTTCTCTATGTGATTAGGTGTGCCCATGTAGCTCAGTTGGTAGAGCACGTCCTTGGTAAGGACGAGGTCACCGGTTCAATCCCGGTCGTGGGCTATTAAACAGAATATGGTTTGCCGAGTGTAGAAATTATTATTGCAGTTCGGTGATTAAATAATGAATTTATGTGGCAGGAGAAGGATGACTGATGGCCAAGGAGAAATTTGAGCGAACGAAACCGCATGTGAATGTAGGTACGATAGGTCATGTTGATCATGGCAAGACTACATTAACGGCGGCGATGACGATGATATTGGGTCGCAAGGGTCAGGCGGCGGTTCGCGATTTTGATTCGATTGACAATGCTCCGGAGGAGCGTGAGCGCGGCATAACGATAGCGACGGCGCATGTTGAGTATGAGACCGATAGGCGTCATTATGCTCATGTTGATTGTCCTGGTCACGCCGATTATGTTAAGAACATGATAACGGGTGCGGCCCAGATGGATGGCGCGATATTGGTAGTTAGCGCGGCGGATGGTCCGATGCCTCAGACGCGCGAGCATATATTATTGGCACGTCAGGTAGGAGTTCCTTACATAGTTGTATTCATGAACAAGATAGACCAGGTAGATGATCCTGAGTTATTAGACTTGGTGGAGCTTGAGGTACGGGATTTATTGAGTCAGTATCAATTTCCGGGTGATGACATTCCGATAATTCGTGGTTCGGCATTAGAGGCTATGAATCGCGGCGCTGATGAGAGCGTACCTTATGATGATCCTGCTTTTAAGTGTGTGCATGAGTTGATGGATGCGGTAGACAGCTATATACCGGAGCCGAAGCGTGATATTGACAAGCCGTTTTTATTGCCGATAGAGGATGTATTTTCGATAACGGGTCGAGGTACGGTAGGAACGGGTCGAGTTGAGCGCGGCAAGATAAAGACCGGTGATCCTGTTGAGCGTGTTGGTGTTAGGGAGACTCGCAAGACGGTAGTAACGGGTGTTGAGATGTTTCGGAAGATATTGGATTATGCTCAGGCGGGCGATAATGTAGGTTTGTTATTGCGCGGAGTAGATAAGAATGATCTTGAGCGCGGCATGGTTTTGGCGGCGCCTGGCAGTATTAAGCCGCACAAGAAGTTTAAGGGAGAGGTATACATTTTGACGAAGGAAGAGGGTGGTCGTCACACGCCGTTTTTCAATGGTTATCGTCCGCAGTTTTATTTTCGGACGACGGATGTAACAGGTACGGTGAAGCTTCCGGAAGGTGTTGAGATGGTAATGCCTGGTGATAATGTAACAGTAGAAGGCGAGTTAATAACGCCGATAGCGATGGAGAAAGAGCTTCGTTTTGCTATCCGTGAAGGCGGCCGCACCGTAGGCGCCGGCGTTATTAGCGAAATAATAGAGTAAAGAGGTATTCAATGGCTAAAGATAGAAAGCGGCCGATTGTTATACTTGAATGTGTTGAGTGTAAAAATAGAAATTATAATACAACTAAAAATAAAAGGAAGCATCCGGAACGAATAGAACATAAAAAGTATTGCCCGACATGCAATAAGCATGTTATGCATAAGGAAACAAGATAATACTTTTAGGACAGTAGCTCTAATGGTAGAGCGCCGGTCTCCAAAACCGGATGCTGGGGGTTCGAGTCCCTCCTGTCCTGAATGGAGTTTTTATGATAAAAAAGACAGTTAAATTTGTTACTGAAGTTAGACAAGAACTGACAAAAGTCGCGTGGCCAGCGAAAATAGAATTGCGTGATTCTACGATTGTGGTGATTATTTTTTCGCTGATTTTATCAATATTCATCGGAATAGTTGATACGGGTTTGACAAAAGCCACAACCCTTATTTTCAGGTAGGAATATTATGGCTAAAAGGTGGTACGTAGCTCATACATATTCAGGCCATGAATATAAAGCAAAAAAATATCTTGAAAGCGCTATCGAGGGGAATAACCTTGACGAAGCTTTTGGCGATATACTTGTTCCTACTGAAGAAATAGTGGAAATGAAGCAGGGCAAACGCTCAACTTCAGTAAAAAAATTCTTGCCCAGCTATATTTTAGTTGAAATGGAGCTGAGCAAGGATGCTCAAAATCTCGTTACCTCAACGCCCGGAATAACCAACTTCGTTGGCGCATCCGGCAAACCCGTACCGCTTCGTAAAAATGAGGTAACCAGAATCATGCAGCAAATTGACCGCTCGAAGAACCGTGATGTTCTTGATATACCTTATAAAATAGGCGAGGCGGTCAAGGTTGTCGATGGACCGTTTTCAGACTTTGCTGGAACTGTTAGCGAGGTCAATCCCGAACGCAGAAAATTAAAAGTTATGGTTTCAATTTTCGGAAGGCCAACTCCGGTCGAACTGGATTATCTTCAGGTGAAATCTCTTTAAAGCTGATAAGGAGCTGTTGTGGCTAAAAAAATAATAGGTACAGTCAAACTTCAAATACCGGCGGGCAATGCCACTCCGGCGCCGCCAGTAGGTCCTGCTTTGGGTCAGGCAGGCATAAACATTATGGAATTTTGCAAAGCCTTCAATTCCCGAACTAAATCTCAAGCCGGCTTGATTATTCCAGCTGTTATTACTGTTTATGCTGATAAGTCGTTTACGTTTATTACTAAAACGCCGCCGGCAGCAGTTTTACTGAAAAAAGCCGCCAAACTTGAAAAAGGCTCGGGAGAGCCTAACAAAAATAAGGTTGGCGTTGTCAAAAAATCCCAAGTCAGGGAAATTGCAGAACTTAAGATGACAGATTTAAATGCCGGTTCTGTTGAAATGGCTGAGAGAATGATTGAGGGTACCGCCCGTAGTATGGGCATCGAAGTTCGGTGATAATCAGGTATTGAAAAGCTGAAATAATTTAAAAGGTAAAATTACTTTTAATGGTTTGATAGTTGGAACAAAGAATAATTATTTCTTAGGATAAATAAGGTCGTTAAGGGGAGACCAAAGGAGTTTAGTTGAAAAGAGGAAAAAAATACAAAGAAGCCGCGGAAAAAGTGGAAAAAACCAAAGCTTATACCCTGGCTGAGGCTTTTGAAGTTATTCGTAAAACCGCGACTGCCAAGTTTGATGAGACTATTGAGGTCTCATGCCGTCTGGGGGTTGACCCCAGAAAAGCCGACCAGATGATTAGGGGAACCGTATTGCTTCCCCATGGCACCGGCAAAAAAGTGCGAGTGCTGGTATTGACGAAAGGTGAAAAAGCCTCCGAAGCTGAGGCAGCCGGAGCGGATATGGTCGGCGCTGATGATTATATCGAAAAAATTAAAGGTGGCTGGGCTGATGTTGATGCTATTGTAGCGACACCGGATATGATGGGAAGCATCGGACGCCTTGGCAAGCTTTTGGGACCTAAGGGGCTTATGCCAAACCCCAAAGCCGGTACGGTAACTAATAATATTGCCAAAGCGGTTAAAGACTTGAAAGCCGGTAAAATCGAATACCGGGTTGATAAAACCAGCAACATCCATTGCGGTGTCGGAAAACTGTCATTTAACGATGAACAATTAATCGATAATGCTAAAGTGTTTTTCGGAGCGATTGTTAGAGCCAAGCCAGTATCTGCTAAGGGAACATATATGAAAAATGCTTCTATATGTTCGACGATGGGACCTGGAATAAAATTGGACACATCAGAAATTTTAACTTTTGCCAGGTAAGGTTTATATGCCGACTAAAGAAAAAGAAAATAAGATTAAACTTATTAAAGATAAAATCGCCGATTCTAACTGTATTATTGTAACGGATCACACCGGCGTAAATGTTAATGACATTACAATCTTAAGGCGAGAACTGAAAAAAACCAATGCCGAATTACGAGTCGCTAAGAATACTCTAATGTCTTTAGCAGTTAAAGAAACGGAACTGGAAAAACTGACTGATATTTTTGTCGGACCATCCTCATTGGTATTTGGCTTTGATGATCCGTCGGTTCCAGCCCGGATAATCTATGATTTTGGAAAGAAAACCGATAAGCCTAAAGTGAAAGCATTCGTTCTTGAAAATCGACTTTTGAGTGTAGAGGATTATAAAAAAATCGCTCAATTGCCGCCCAAAGAACAGGTTTTGGCTATGGTTGTTGGCGCTGTACAGGGGCCAATCACCGGATTTGTAATGACACTTGATGGTGTTATCAGGAATTTTATCGGTTTAGTGGATGCGTTAGCTGAAAAGAAAAGTTGAAAGTTTATGGCAAAATGACAACGCTTCTGATTGCTTGAATTGACCGTCAAATATTAGCAATCTGTCAAAGTAGCTGTAAGCTTTAAATAATGACGGAGCAGGAAAGTACAAAAGAAAATAGTTAAAAGTAGAGGTTTGAAATGGGTAATAAAATTGAAGAAGCTTTCGATATTATTAAAGAGATGACAGTAATAGAATTGTCTGATTTATCAAAAAAAATGCAGGATGAATTCGGTGTTTCTGCCGCTATCGCTGCCGCTCCTGCCGCTGCCGCTCCGGCTGCTGCCGAAGAGGAAGAACAAACAGAATTTAATGTTGTTTTGGAATCTATTGGCGACAAGAAAATTCAGGTTATAAAAGCCGTGCGCGAACTCACCAGTCTTGGCTTGAAAGAAGCTAAAGAAGTGGTCGATAAAGCTCCAGGCAATGTCAAAGAAGGCGTTAGTAAAGAAGAAGCGGAAGCAGCCAAGACTAAACTTGAGGAAGCCGGCGCTTCTGTTCAGATAAAATAAGTGATTTGATTAGATAACATTAATATTTATCATTTAATTGATATGGGAGGGACTTCGTGAGTTTAAAGAATGGAAACGGACGAGTCTCTTTTTCCAGGCTTGAGACTATTTTAAAGCCGCCGCACCTTTTAGCGGTTCAGACAGATTCATTTGAAAGCTTTATGCAGGCTAAGGTTGATCCTGATGAAAGGAAAAACCAGGGTTTGCAGGCAGTCTTTCAGTCTATGTTCCCTATTACGGATGTCCATGAGATTTATTCTTTGGAATTCGTGAGGTATACTATTGAGGAGCCGAGGTATTCAATGGTCGAATGCCAGGAACGCAATATGTCTTTTGGGTCAGCTCTTAAAGCTACCCTGCGTTTAGTCGTTAGGGAAGGCGAGGGCGAGGATGCCAAGGTAAAGGATATTATCGAACAGGATGTGTTCTTAGGTGAACTTCCCCAAATGACCGAAAAGGGAACCTTTATTATTAATGGCGCCGAAAGAGTTGTGGTTAGTCAGCTCCATCGTTCTCCCGGTGTTTTCTTTGATGAGACTATTCATCCTAACGGCAAAAAACTTTTTTCCGCCAGAATTATTCCATACCGCGGTTCATGGGTGGAATTTTCTCTTGATATTAATGATATAATGTTTGTCCATATTGATTCGCGCCGCAAACTATCCGCTACCACGCTTTTGAGGGCTATAGGCATTTCGACGGATGAAGACCTACTCAATACTTTTTGCAAAGTTAAAACGGAATCGTTTTCCTCGAAGAAGGCTCCAAAACTGGTAGATAGGTTTACAGCCGCTCCGATTGTCGACCCGAACACCGGCGAGATCATTATAGAAGCCGGCGAACTACTTGCTGAAGCTGATATTGAAAAACTTGTAGAATTGCAAATCTCAAAAATAAAATTGATTGATATTAACCTGGCTCACGAAACTCCGGTAATCATTAATTCTATTGCGAAGGATAAAAAGGAAAATATCCGCGACGAAGAGGGTGCTCTTCAGCGTCTGTATTCTTTGATTCGTCCGGGTGACGCTCCTACTATGGAATTGGCCAAATCCCTTCTTGAAAGGATGTTTTTTAATCCCAAGCGGTATGATCTTGGCGAAGTAGGCCGTTATATGATAAATCAGCGGCTTAACCTCGATATCCCTGTTGAGCAAACTGTTCTGGATAAAACTGATTTTATTTCCATAGTTAAATATCTTATCGACCTTCGAAATAATATTGGTGATGTTGACGATATTGACCATCTTGGCAATAGACGTTCGAGGTCGGTGGGCGAGCTTCTCGGCAATCAGTTCTCAATTGGATTGTCGCGCATGGCTAGAACAATCAAGGAAAGAATGAGCCTAAGAAGCGATGAGACTCCTACGCCTCACGAATTGGTTAACGCGCGAACCGTGTCATCGGTGATAGATACTTTTTTCGGTTCGTCCCAGCTTTCCCAGTTTATGGATCAAACTAATCCTTTAGCGGAACTTACGCATAAGAGAAGATTGTCGGCTTTGGGACCAGGCGGACTAACAAGAGAGAGAGCCGGTTTTAAAGTTAGGGATGTTCATCATACACATTATGGAAGAATGTGCCCAATCGAAACCCCAGAGGGTCCTAATATCGGATTGATTAATTCTATGGCAACATACGCTCGAATCAATAAATATGGTTTTCTCGAAACGCCATACCGCAAAGTTATTAAAGGTAAAGCAACTAATAAAATCGAATATCTTACTGCCGATGTTGAGGACCGATTTATTGTTGCTCAAGCTAACGAACCAATTATGGAAAACGGAGAATTCACTAACAAGATAATCACCGCAAGAAAAAAAGGCGACCTTGTTTCCGTTACACCTAAAGAGATTGCTTATATGGATGTTGCTCCTATGCAGCTTGTTTCAATAGCAGCGTCATTAATACCGTTTCTTGAGCATGATGATGCTAACCGGGCTTTGATGGGGTCGAATATGCAGCGCCAGGGAGTCCCGCTTTTAGAAACTGAATCGCCTATTATCGGAACCGGTATTGAGGGAGTTGCCGCTATCGATTCGCATGCGGCTATTACCGCAAAAAGAAGCGGAATGGTCGAATACGCCTCAGCTGAGCAAATTATTATTAAACCTAATGTCAAAGATATGAATAAATCTTTAGACATTATGGATTTTGATACATATAAATTGCTGAAATTTGCCCGCTCCAATCAGGATACCTGCATTAGTTATAAACCGATAGTCAAGGCAGGCATGGAGGTTAAGGCTGGCCAGCCAATCGCTGATGGCCCGGCTACTTCAAATGGCGAATTGGCGTTGGGCAAGAACGTATTAGTAGCTTTTATGCCTTGGCGCGGTTATAATTTTGAGGATGCTATTATTGTTTCGGAAAGATTAATTATCGATGATGTCTTTACTTCTATTCATATCGAAACTTTTGAAATTCAGGTGCGGGACACTAAAAGGGGCACTGAGGAAATAACTCGTGAAATACCTAATGTTTCCGAGGAAGCGTTGGTAAATCTCGATGAAACAGGCATTGCCAGAATAGGTGCCGAAGTAGAAGCCGGCGATATCTTAGTCGGCAAGGTAACGCCTAAAGGCGAAACAGAACTTTCTCCCGAAGAGAGATTATTGCGGGCAATTTTTGGCGAAAAAGCCGGTGATGTCAGGGATGCTTCCCTGAAAGCCCCTCCGGGGATGAATGGAATTGTTATTGACAGCAAACTTTTTTCTCGAAAAAGCCGTTCGTCCGATGAAGCTAAGAAACAGGAACGAAAAGAAATATCGAGAATAAAGAAAGATTTTGCCAAACAGATAGACTATATCGTTCAATTGCGAAATACGCGGATGGGCGAATTTCTTGCCAACCAAACCTCGCGAGTAGTCAAAGACGAAAATGGTGAAATAATAGTTAAACCCGGCTCAAAAATCCATAAGGATACATTCATTAGTTTCAAAAGCGCTGTTATAACTGCTGAAAATGGTTTCGTTGCTGATGAAAAATTAAACAAAGAAGCTA encodes:
- the rpoB gene encoding DNA-directed RNA polymerase subunit beta, with amino-acid sequence MSLKNGNGRVSFSRLETILKPPHLLAVQTDSFESFMQAKVDPDERKNQGLQAVFQSMFPITDVHEIYSLEFVRYTIEEPRYSMVECQERNMSFGSALKATLRLVVREGEGEDAKVKDIIEQDVFLGELPQMTEKGTFIINGAERVVVSQLHRSPGVFFDETIHPNGKKLFSARIIPYRGSWVEFSLDINDIMFVHIDSRRKLSATTLLRAIGISTDEDLLNTFCKVKTESFSSKKAPKLVDRFTAAPIVDPNTGEIIIEAGELLAEADIEKLVELQISKIKLIDINLAHETPVIINSIAKDKKENIRDEEGALQRLYSLIRPGDAPTMELAKSLLERMFFNPKRYDLGEVGRYMINQRLNLDIPVEQTVLDKTDFISIVKYLIDLRNNIGDVDDIDHLGNRRSRSVGELLGNQFSIGLSRMARTIKERMSLRSDETPTPHELVNARTVSSVIDTFFGSSQLSQFMDQTNPLAELTHKRRLSALGPGGLTRERAGFKVRDVHHTHYGRMCPIETPEGPNIGLINSMATYARINKYGFLETPYRKVIKGKATNKIEYLTADVEDRFIVAQANEPIMENGEFTNKIITARKKGDLVSVTPKEIAYMDVAPMQLVSIAASLIPFLEHDDANRALMGSNMQRQGVPLLETESPIIGTGIEGVAAIDSHAAITAKRSGMVEYASAEQIIIKPNVKDMNKSLDIMDFDTYKLLKFARSNQDTCISYKPIVKAGMEVKAGQPIADGPATSNGELALGKNVLVAFMPWRGYNFEDAIIVSERLIIDDVFTSIHIETFEIQVRDTKRGTEEITREIPNVSEEALVNLDETGIARIGAEVEAGDILVGKVTPKGETELSPEERLLRAIFGEKAGDVRDASLKAPPGMNGIVIDSKLFSRKSRSSDEAKKQERKEISRIKKDFAKQIDYIVQLRNTRMGEFLANQTSRVVKDENGEIIVKPGSKIHKDTFISFKSAVITAENGFVADEKLNKEAIKLCRQAKDLIAKKESQREIEIEKVVRGTELPPGVVQLVKVKIAIKRHLSVGDKMAGRHGNKGVIAKIVPIEDMPYLPDGTPLDILLNPLGVPSRMNVGQLLETHLGWAAKELGLKIATPVFDGATEAQIKEYLKKAGLPENGKSVVYDGFTGEPFANEITIGCIYMMKLSHLVDDKIHARSIGPYSLVTQQPLGGKAQFGGQRFGEMEVWALEAYGASHVLQEMLTVKSDDVAGRSRIYEAIVKGENPPEPGVPESFNVLVKELQALGLDVELVEKE
- the nusG gene encoding transcription termination/antitermination factor NusG, with the translated sequence MAKRWYVAHTYSGHEYKAKKYLESAIEGNNLDEAFGDILVPTEEIVEMKQGKRSTSVKKFLPSYILVEMELSKDAQNLVTSTPGITNFVGASGKPVPLRKNEVTRIMQQIDRSKNRDVLDIPYKIGEAVKVVDGPFSDFAGTVSEVNPERRKLKVMVSIFGRPTPVELDYLQVKSL
- a CDS encoding 50S ribosomal protein L1, which gives rise to MKRGKKYKEAAEKVEKTKAYTLAEAFEVIRKTATAKFDETIEVSCRLGVDPRKADQMIRGTVLLPHGTGKKVRVLVLTKGEKASEAEAAGADMVGADDYIEKIKGGWADVDAIVATPDMMGSIGRLGKLLGPKGLMPNPKAGTVTNNIAKAVKDLKAGKIEYRVDKTSNIHCGVGKLSFNDEQLIDNAKVFFGAIVRAKPVSAKGTYMKNASICSTMGPGIKLDTSEILTFAR
- the secE gene encoding preprotein translocase subunit SecE, with protein sequence MKKTVKFVTEVRQELTKVAWPAKIELRDSTIVVIIFSLILSIFIGIVDTGLTKATTLIFR
- the rplK gene encoding 50S ribosomal protein L11; protein product: MAKKIIGTVKLQIPAGNATPAPPVGPALGQAGINIMEFCKAFNSRTKSQAGLIIPAVITVYADKSFTFITKTPPAAVLLKKAAKLEKGSGEPNKNKVGVVKKSQVREIAELKMTDLNAGSVEMAERMIEGTARSMGIEVR
- the rpmG gene encoding 50S ribosomal protein L33 — encoded protein: MAKDRKRPIVILECVECKNRNYNTTKNKRKHPERIEHKKYCPTCNKHVMHKETR
- a CDS encoding 50S ribosomal protein L10 encodes the protein MPGKVYMPTKEKENKIKLIKDKIADSNCIIVTDHTGVNVNDITILRRELKKTNAELRVAKNTLMSLAVKETELEKLTDIFVGPSSLVFGFDDPSVPARIIYDFGKKTDKPKVKAFVLENRLLSVEDYKKIAQLPPKEQVLAMVVGAVQGPITGFVMTLDGVIRNFIGLVDALAEKKS
- the rplL gene encoding 50S ribosomal protein L7/L12, with protein sequence MGNKIEEAFDIIKEMTVIELSDLSKKMQDEFGVSAAIAAAPAAAAPAAAEEEEQTEFNVVLESIGDKKIQVIKAVRELTSLGLKEAKEVVDKAPGNVKEGVSKEEAEAAKTKLEEAGASVQIK
- the tuf gene encoding elongation factor Tu — translated: MAKEKFERTKPHVNVGTIGHVDHGKTTLTAAMTMILGRKGQAAVRDFDSIDNAPEERERGITIATAHVEYETDRRHYAHVDCPGHADYVKNMITGAAQMDGAILVVSAADGPMPQTREHILLARQVGVPYIVVFMNKIDQVDDPELLDLVELEVRDLLSQYQFPGDDIPIIRGSALEAMNRGADESVPYDDPAFKCVHELMDAVDSYIPEPKRDIDKPFLLPIEDVFSITGRGTVGTGRVERGKIKTGDPVERVGVRETRKTVVTGVEMFRKILDYAQAGDNVGLLLRGVDKNDLERGMVLAAPGSIKPHKKFKGEVYILTKEEGGRHTPFFNGYRPQFYFRTTDVTGTVKLPEGVEMVMPGDNVTVEGELITPIAMEKELRFAIREGGRTVGAGVISEIIE